The proteins below come from a single Candidatus Limnocylindria bacterium genomic window:
- a CDS encoding vitamin B12-dependent ribonucleotide reductase, with translation MAIAEIPQQTVPGVASVAPAPKKGVRLERYFTQEGVHPYDEVEWELRDAVIPGEGGNVFEQRGVEVPKFWSATATNVVASKYFRGKLTSPEREWSVKQMVDRVVDRITRWGTEGGYFLSEADAQVFNHELKYLMVHQHASFNSPVWFNIGVEGVPQQASACFILSVDDDMHSILDWFKNEGVIFKGGSGSGINVSRIRSSKEQLSGGGYASGPVSFMRGADSVAGSIKSGGTTRRAAKMVVLDSDHPDIHDFIWCKAKEEKKAWALGEMGYDMSLNGEAWQSIQFQNANNSVRATDDFMESAVAGEAWNLTARTDGQVLETVPGRDLLREIAEATWQCGDPGMQFDTTINDWHTTPVSGRINGSNPCSEYMSIDDSACNLASLNLMRFLHADGEFDVARFARAVDVVFTAQEILVGFSDYPTPAITVNAKSHRQLGIGYANLGALLMQRGLAYDSNEGRAYAASITALMTGEAYAQSARMAGAVGPYEAYPKNKSGHDRVMDKHRAAAYRIIADLVPPTLLSAARQSWDDAVSLGKIHGYRNAQASVLAPTGTISFMMDCDTTGVEPDIALVKYKRLVGGGMLKLVNGTVPAALRRLGYTETAGSAITTYIEQQGTIEGAPGLRDEHLAVFDCAFKPQNGERSISHMGHIKMMGAVQPFISGAISKTVNLPETASVEDVAEAYLEAWKHGVKAIAIYRDGSKKVQPLSVNADASNTKTAAAPAVVTIEKIVEVNRPQRRRLADTRDSVTHKFSIEGHEGYITVGKFEDGTPGELFVTMAKEGSTLSGMMDAFATSVSLLFQYGVPLSHLVEKFGYMRFEPSGWTGNPEIGMAKSIVDYVFRWLGHRFLSADEKSYMGLTRTTEIVADPAAEQQRLEHAVSITPPPITENFTIASPSPVHASPVQGMRLNSTPDAPPCLRCGWLTVRNGTCHKCENCGETTGCS, from the coding sequence ATGGCAATCGCAGAGATACCGCAACAGACCGTCCCCGGCGTGGCGTCGGTCGCTCCCGCACCCAAGAAGGGCGTGCGCCTCGAGCGCTATTTCACGCAGGAAGGCGTCCACCCCTATGACGAGGTCGAGTGGGAGCTGCGCGACGCTGTCATCCCCGGCGAGGGCGGGAACGTCTTCGAGCAGCGGGGCGTCGAAGTGCCGAAGTTCTGGTCCGCGACGGCCACGAACGTCGTCGCCTCGAAGTATTTCCGCGGCAAGCTGACCTCGCCGGAGCGCGAGTGGAGCGTGAAGCAGATGGTCGACCGCGTCGTCGACCGCATCACCCGGTGGGGGACCGAGGGCGGCTATTTCCTGAGTGAGGCCGACGCCCAGGTCTTCAACCACGAGCTGAAGTACCTCATGGTCCACCAGCACGCGTCGTTCAACTCGCCGGTGTGGTTCAACATCGGCGTCGAGGGCGTGCCCCAGCAGGCTTCGGCCTGCTTCATCCTGTCGGTCGACGACGACATGCACTCGATCCTCGACTGGTTCAAGAACGAGGGTGTGATCTTCAAGGGCGGCTCGGGTTCCGGGATCAACGTGTCCCGCATCCGCTCGAGCAAAGAGCAGCTCTCCGGCGGCGGCTACGCCTCCGGACCCGTGTCGTTCATGCGCGGCGCCGACTCGGTCGCGGGGTCAATCAAGTCCGGTGGCACGACGCGGCGGGCGGCGAAGATGGTCGTGCTCGACAGCGACCACCCCGACATCCACGACTTCATCTGGTGCAAGGCGAAGGAAGAGAAGAAGGCCTGGGCCCTGGGCGAGATGGGCTACGACATGAGCCTCAACGGCGAGGCGTGGCAGTCCATCCAGTTCCAGAACGCCAACAACTCCGTGCGCGCGACCGATGACTTCATGGAGAGCGCCGTTGCCGGCGAGGCGTGGAACCTCACGGCCCGCACGGACGGGCAGGTGCTCGAGACCGTGCCCGGCCGCGACCTGCTCCGCGAGATCGCGGAAGCCACATGGCAATGCGGCGATCCCGGGATGCAGTTCGACACCACCATCAACGATTGGCACACGACGCCGGTGTCGGGTCGCATCAACGGCTCGAACCCATGCAGCGAGTACATGAGCATCGACGACTCGGCCTGCAACCTCGCCTCACTGAACCTCATGCGCTTCCTGCACGCCGACGGCGAGTTCGATGTGGCGCGCTTCGCGCGCGCCGTCGATGTCGTCTTCACCGCGCAGGAGATCCTCGTCGGCTTCTCCGACTACCCGACGCCTGCGATCACCGTGAACGCGAAGAGCCACCGCCAGCTCGGCATCGGCTACGCGAACCTCGGCGCGCTGCTCATGCAGCGTGGTCTTGCGTACGACTCGAACGAGGGTCGCGCATATGCGGCGTCGATCACTGCGCTCATGACCGGCGAGGCCTACGCGCAGTCGGCGCGGATGGCCGGCGCGGTCGGACCGTACGAGGCATACCCGAAGAACAAGAGCGGTCACGACCGCGTCATGGACAAGCACCGGGCCGCGGCGTACCGGATCATCGCCGACCTCGTACCGCCGACGTTGCTGTCGGCGGCGCGTCAGTCATGGGATGACGCGGTGAGCCTTGGCAAGATCCACGGGTATCGCAACGCACAGGCCTCGGTGCTGGCACCGACCGGCACGATCAGTTTCATGATGGACTGCGATACGACCGGTGTTGAGCCGGACATCGCCCTCGTGAAGTACAAGCGCCTGGTCGGCGGCGGGATGCTGAAGCTCGTCAACGGCACCGTTCCCGCCGCGCTGCGACGCCTCGGCTACACCGAGACCGCCGGCTCCGCGATCACCACGTACATCGAACAGCAGGGCACGATCGAAGGAGCGCCGGGTCTTCGTGACGAGCACCTCGCGGTGTTCGACTGCGCATTCAAGCCACAGAACGGCGAGCGATCGATCAGCCACATGGGTCACATCAAGATGATGGGCGCGGTCCAGCCCTTCATCTCCGGCGCGATCAGCAAGACGGTGAACCTCCCCGAGACAGCGAGCGTCGAGGACGTCGCCGAGGCGTACCTCGAGGCCTGGAAGCACGGCGTGAAGGCGATCGCGATCTATCGCGACGGCAGCAAGAAGGTCCAGCCGCTCTCTGTGAATGCCGACGCGAGCAACACCAAGACCGCCGCGGCCCCGGCGGTGGTGACGATCGAGAAGATCGTCGAGGTCAACCGGCCGCAGCGGCGCCGGCTCGCCGACACGCGCGACTCGGTCACACACAAGTTCTCCATCGAGGGCCATGAGGGCTACATCACCGTCGGCAAGTTCGAGGACGGCACGCCCGGCGAGCTGTTCGTGACGATGGCGAAAGAGGGCTCGACGCTCTCCGGGATGATGGACGCCTTCGCGACGAGCGTGTCGCTGCTCTTCCAGTACGGCGTTCCGCTCTCGCACCTCGTCGAGAAGTTCGGCTACATGCGCTTCGAACCGTCAGGCTGGACGGGGAACCCCGAGATCGGGATGGCCAAGTCGATCGTGGACTACGTGTTCCGCTGGCTCGGTCACCGCTTCCTCTCGGCCGACGAGAAGAGCTACATGGGCCTGACACGCACGACGGAGATCGTGGCCGACCCAGCGGCGGAACAGCAGCGTCTCGAGCACGCCGTCTCGATCACGCCGCCGCCGATCACCGAGAACTTCACTATCGCGAGTCCGTCCCCCGTGCACGCGTCACCCGTCCAGGGGATGCGACTCAACTCGACACCCGATGCGCCGCCGTGCCTTCGCTGTGGCTGGCTCACCGTGCGCAACGGCACCTGCCACAAATGCGAGAACTGCGGGGAAACGACCGGGTGCTCATAA
- a CDS encoding VanW family protein, which produces MAVATREGERGERRSRGLSLKFVVFPLTVIAAAVAIMFAAPLIYAERALPGVAIAGVQVGSLDSAAIEERLDRELTQPWSARAVVAVYDGQTWRTTNGDLAVSPDVDTAVAAALAYGKDGTPLERASAWIDAIRGQAQIPLTLRAQGSALDGWVASLGTAIDRRAVSGEIALSAKGLTLTEPVLGRELDRVSATASVLAAPTLDDREIDLHVRAIYPAVDESGYRDAVTRATAVITPLEVTVEDRRIAEDTVALTTLLSIDRVAARPNELPALPVDAIAPATRYRYVVSLKQDRLTDWVTAVAAKLDRPAVSAKFAVNPDGIPSIVAGATGIRVAQDKLIAQLSTDLLRPAVGPRNVAAPAAVETPPFSTEQANAWLPKISRTSEFTTYYPPSAARHANISTGSSQFDGVVVLPGQTFSFWELLGPVTVERGYAFAGAIINNRSDENVIGGGLCQVSTTMFNAVSRLGYEIVERHAHGYYIDRYPIGLDAAVFEPGVDFKWKNDTDAPVFLWSWNDATSLTFDVWSVPTGRTVTFSAAAQSRFVDVPADQPADPAFIPGSKVMGRDVLRTRTVIADGKVLHQDTFFSRYVPVWGGPALAPATPAP; this is translated from the coding sequence ATGGCAGTAGCGACCCGGGAAGGCGAGCGCGGCGAACGACGCAGCCGGGGTCTCTCCCTGAAGTTCGTTGTCTTCCCTCTTACCGTCATCGCCGCCGCGGTGGCGATCATGTTCGCGGCGCCGCTCATCTACGCCGAACGCGCGCTGCCCGGTGTGGCGATCGCGGGCGTACAGGTCGGCTCGCTCGATAGCGCAGCGATCGAGGAGCGCCTCGACCGCGAGCTCACGCAGCCGTGGTCCGCGCGAGCCGTCGTTGCTGTGTATGACGGGCAGACCTGGCGTACGACGAACGGTGACCTCGCCGTCTCGCCCGACGTCGACACTGCCGTCGCGGCTGCCCTCGCGTATGGCAAGGACGGGACGCCGCTCGAGCGCGCCAGCGCCTGGATCGACGCCATCCGTGGACAGGCCCAGATACCGCTCACGCTGCGCGCCCAGGGAAGCGCTCTCGACGGCTGGGTCGCGAGCCTGGGGACCGCGATCGACCGGCGCGCTGTCTCCGGAGAGATCGCGCTATCGGCGAAGGGCCTGACCCTGACCGAGCCGGTCCTCGGCCGCGAGCTCGACCGTGTCTCGGCCACCGCGTCGGTGCTGGCCGCGCCAACGCTCGACGACCGCGAGATCGACCTGCACGTTCGCGCGATCTACCCGGCGGTGGACGAGTCCGGCTATCGCGACGCGGTTACCCGCGCGACCGCGGTCATCACGCCTCTCGAGGTGACGGTCGAGGATCGACGCATCGCCGAGGACACCGTCGCTCTCACGACGCTGCTCTCGATCGACCGCGTCGCCGCGCGACCCAACGAGCTGCCCGCGCTCCCCGTCGACGCGATCGCTCCCGCGACGCGCTACCGCTACGTCGTGTCCCTGAAGCAGGATCGGCTGACGGATTGGGTGACCGCCGTCGCGGCGAAGCTCGATCGCCCAGCGGTCAGCGCGAAGTTCGCCGTGAACCCCGACGGCATCCCGTCGATCGTCGCCGGCGCGACCGGGATCCGCGTCGCGCAGGACAAGCTCATCGCGCAGCTCAGTACCGACCTGCTGCGGCCGGCCGTCGGGCCGCGCAACGTCGCGGCGCCCGCGGCGGTCGAGACGCCGCCGTTCTCGACGGAGCAGGCGAATGCGTGGCTGCCGAAGATCTCGCGCACATCGGAGTTCACGACCTACTACCCGCCGAGCGCGGCCCGCCACGCGAACATCTCGACCGGATCGTCGCAGTTCGACGGCGTGGTCGTCCTGCCGGGCCAGACCTTCTCGTTCTGGGAGCTGCTCGGCCCGGTCACCGTTGAGCGCGGCTACGCGTTCGCCGGCGCGATCATCAACAACCGCTCCGACGAGAACGTCATCGGTGGCGGCCTCTGCCAGGTCTCGACGACGATGTTCAACGCCGTCTCGAGGCTGGGCTACGAGATCGTCGAGCGGCACGCCCACGGTTATTACATCGATCGGTATCCGATCGGCCTCGACGCGGCGGTGTTCGAGCCGGGCGTCGACTTCAAGTGGAAGAACGACACCGACGCGCCGGTCTTCCTGTGGTCGTGGAACGACGCGACGAGCCTCACGTTCGACGTGTGGAGCGTGCCGACGGGTCGAACGGTGACCTTCAGCGCCGCGGCGCAGAGTCGATTCGTCGATGTTCCCG